In a single window of the Leptolyngbyaceae cyanobacterium genome:
- a CDS encoding GDP-mannose 4,6-dehydratase, whose product MAGRKSTLESMERLDTYFWQGKRVFITGATGIVGSWLVKELLTKGADVIALIHDGDPQSELYRSGDIDRISAIRGSLEDFSTLERAINKHEIDTVFHLGAQTIVGAANRSPLPTFEANIRGTYNLLEACRIHSNLVKRVVIASSDKAYGDSEVLPYKEDMPLLGRHPYDVSKSCTDLISQTYYHTYGMPVAIARCGNIYGGADLNWSRIVPGTIRSFLQGEAPIIRSDGTYVRDYIYVKDVTQAYIRLAECLTDFQVQGQGFNFSLESPMTVLELVKVIQQLMNCEHIKLDIRNQAKAEIRSQYLAAEKARNLLQWQPIFSLEKGLLETISWYKDFLTMTK is encoded by the coding sequence GTGGCAGGAAGAAAAAGCACCTTGGAAAGTATGGAAAGATTAGATACTTATTTTTGGCAAGGTAAGCGCGTTTTTATAACTGGCGCGACGGGAATAGTCGGTTCCTGGTTAGTAAAAGAACTATTAACAAAAGGTGCTGATGTCATAGCTTTAATTCACGATGGCGACCCCCAATCAGAACTTTACCGCAGCGGCGATATCGATCGAATTTCCGCAATCAGGGGTAGTCTGGAAGATTTCAGTACCTTGGAACGAGCAATTAACAAACACGAAATCGATACAGTTTTTCATTTAGGAGCCCAAACAATTGTAGGCGCTGCTAATCGCAGTCCTTTACCTACTTTTGAAGCGAATATTCGTGGCACTTATAATCTGCTAGAAGCTTGCCGCATTCACAGCAATTTAGTCAAACGGGTAGTAATTGCTTCCAGCGATAAAGCTTACGGCGATAGCGAAGTACTGCCATATAAAGAGGATATGCCTTTGTTAGGAAGACATCCTTACGATGTTTCCAAATCTTGTACCGACTTAATCTCCCAAACTTATTACCATACTTATGGAATGCCAGTTGCGATCGCTCGCTGTGGGAATATATATGGTGGAGCCGATTTAAACTGGAGTCGAATTGTACCGGGAACCATTCGTTCTTTTCTGCAAGGAGAAGCGCCCATTATCCGCAGTGACGGCACTTATGTCAGAGATTATATCTATGTAAAAGATGTAACCCAAGCATACATCCGCTTGGCAGAATGCTTGACAGATTTCCAAGTCCAAGGTCAAGGATTTAACTTCAGTTTAGAATCACCGATGACAGTTCTGGAGCTAGTAAAAGTTATCCAACAACTAATGAATTGCGAACATATCAAACTGGATATTCGCAATCAAGCTAAAGCAGAGATTCGTTCTCAATATCTGGCGGCTGAAAAAGCACGTAATTTATTACAATGGCAACCTATTTTCAGCTTGGAAAAAGGCTTGCTAGAGACGATCTCATGGTACAAAGATTTTCTCACAATGACGAAATAA
- the rfbF gene encoding glucose-1-phosphate cytidylyltransferase, translating into MKVAILAGGFGTRLQEETTIKPKPLVEIGGRPILWHIMKIYAASGFTEFTIGLGYKGEQIKDYFINYCYRASSLTVQLNTGEVTVRNQNSEDWTVHLLDTGLSTQTGGRVKRIAEFIGNETFMLTYGDGVANVDIKRLLEFHRSHGCLATVTAVRPPARFGGISFNGNLVAHFEEKPQIGEGWINGGFFVLEPQVAKYIKGDDTLFEKEPLEELAKDGQLVAYRHNDFWQCMDTLRDVRLLESLWQEEKAPWKVWKD; encoded by the coding sequence ATGAAAGTTGCTATTTTGGCAGGTGGCTTTGGAACTCGTCTTCAAGAAGAAACCACAATTAAACCAAAACCGTTGGTCGAAATTGGTGGACGGCCAATTCTTTGGCATATAATGAAAATTTATGCGGCTAGCGGTTTTACTGAATTTACGATTGGTTTGGGTTATAAAGGCGAACAAATCAAAGATTATTTTATTAATTATTGCTACCGTGCTAGCAGTTTAACAGTTCAGTTAAACACTGGTGAAGTCACAGTTCGCAACCAAAATTCTGAAGACTGGACTGTTCACTTACTAGATACAGGATTATCCACTCAAACAGGAGGAAGAGTTAAAAGAATTGCTGAATTCATCGGCAATGAAACCTTCATGCTCACATACGGCGATGGAGTAGCTAATGTAGACATCAAAAGATTGCTAGAATTCCATCGCAGTCATGGATGTTTAGCAACGGTAACGGCGGTACGTCCACCTGCTCGCTTTGGTGGTATTAGTTTTAATGGAAACTTAGTAGCCCATTTTGAAGAAAAACCCCAAATTGGTGAAGGCTGGATTAATGGGGGCTTTTTTGTGCTTGAACCACAAGTTGCTAAATATATTAAAGGAGATGATACGCTTTTTGAAAAAGAGCCTTTGGAAGAACTAGCAAAAGATGGACAATTAGTAGCTTATCGCCATAATGATTTCTGGCAGTGTATGGATACCCTGCGGGACGTTCGGTTACTAGAAAGCTTGTGGCAGGAAGAAAAAGCACCTTGGAAAGTATGGAAAGATTAG